Proteins encoded within one genomic window of Candidatus Berkiella cookevillensis:
- a CDS encoding VanZ family protein: MYTAFIIFVSIIPLEDWQAPQKPFPYALLYGWQHRVFLFDIVQNLLLYIPLGFLITLIYHLENKSALRCMLASFLFALLLCTCMEIVQIYNPIRVSSLLDIALNASSGLIGSLIGFIFIATFSFWESQFRLTVKIDYPSRLLQAFAFAFMIIGVLYHLYPYVPTLHPSHLKSAIKPIREVVHHWSLFESYIFYKYALQGMFLYIISIPLLQPNRRLFILLLLITGVLLLKVTMITRYLTLESILGLIASLIVMECLIRMSKMNWIRRTRQSTQRL; this comes from the coding sequence ATGTATACAGCCTTCATTATTTTTGTATCCATCATTCCCCTGGAAGATTGGCAAGCACCACAAAAGCCCTTTCCCTACGCACTGCTTTACGGATGGCAACACCGCGTTTTCCTCTTCGATATTGTACAAAATTTATTACTATATATACCTCTAGGTTTTTTAATTACACTCATTTATCATCTTGAAAACAAATCTGCACTAAGATGCATGCTTGCCAGTTTTTTATTTGCACTGCTGCTATGTACTTGTATGGAAATAGTGCAAATCTACAATCCTATTCGCGTAAGCTCTTTATTAGACATTGCCTTAAATGCAAGTAGTGGGCTTATTGGTTCTTTAATTGGATTCATTTTTATTGCTACTTTTAGTTTTTGGGAAAGCCAATTCCGCTTGACTGTAAAAATCGATTATCCATCTCGTCTTTTACAAGCCTTTGCCTTTGCATTTATGATTATTGGGGTGCTTTACCATCTCTACCCCTATGTACCAACCTTGCATCCATCTCATCTTAAATCTGCCATAAAACCAATACGAGAAGTAGTCCATCATTGGTCACTATTTGAGAGCTATATCTTCTATAAATATGCACTACAGGGCATGTTTTTATATATTATCAGCATACCTTTGTTACAACCCAATCGAAGATTATTCATACTCTTATTATTGATAACAGGTGTGTTACTTTTAAAAGTAACGATGATCACAAGATATTTAACACTTGAGTCAATACTTGGACTAATAGCTTCCTTGATTGTTATGGAATGCCTGATAAGAATGTCAAAAATGAATTGGATACGTCGGACAAGACAGAGCACACAGCGCCTCTGA